The genome window GCCGTACTTGTTTTCAAATTCGGTTGCCCCTACGTCCCCCTAAACACCCTGTCGAAACCTGTACCGTTGATACGCATGAATCAAACTAATCAAGGCGTTAATCGCGGGCTGATTGAGGCTTTAGGTCAGGTGCCTCTGTTTGCCAACATAGCTGAGGAACAGTTGGGCTGGTTAGCTGAGCAGGGTAACGAGATTTGGCTTCAGCCCGGCGAAATTCATCGAGCCGAAGGCGACCCCGCTGATCACGTATTTGTGATGTTTTCCGGTGAGGTACGGATTACGCAGAAGGTGGGTCAGCAAGAACTGGTCTTGGTGACTTACGGCCCAAAAACGCTGTTTGGTGAATTGCCGATTCTCACGGGAACTCCCTATTATTGGGCGGGCGGACGTGCCGTTAGTGAATGCCACATTCTTGAGCTGCCCCAAGCCGCTTTTTGGCAAATGTTGGCGATGATGCCCACAGTCGCCACTAGTATTTTGCGCACGATGGCCGAACGTGTGCAGGAGCTACAGGCTAGGGCACAACAGCGTGGCACCTTGATTGAATTGGGCAGTGTTGCCGCAGGCCTGGCCCACGAACTCAACCAGCCAATTGCAGCAGTGACGCGCGATGTCCAGGGTTTGCATGACCTGTTTCAGACGTTACCCGCGCTGACACTCAAGCTTGATCCGGCCTCTCTGCTAGCTGCCCCAGATTCAGCTCCAACCCCAGATCCAACTCAATCCTCCCCTCAGGCTGGACCCGTGCAAGCGGGCCTAGAGCTACTGGACGAGATCGAGCAAAGTTCAGCCCGTATTTCGGAGTTAGTCAGCGTGATGAAGGCTTACTCCTTTATGGACTTAGCCCCCTTGCAAGAAGTGGATGTGCACGAGGGGCTTGAGAATACGCTCATTGTCCTGAGGCACAAGCTTAAGGCAGGGGTCGTCATCCGCCGCAACTACGACCGCAGCTTGCCCAAGATCTGTGCTTACGGTAGCGAGCTGAACCAAGTCTGGACTCATTTGCTTGACACTGCCATCGATGCCTTGGCTCCACACGGCCAACTCGACATTCGCACTTGGCGCGAACAGGATCAAGTGCTGATCGAGATCGCTCACGATGGTGCCGAGATCCCTGCCGAGATTCAGCAAGGTCTGTTTGAGCCAGGCTTTAGCAGCAAAGGGGTCGCTCAAGGCAAAGGCTTGGGATTGGTGACCAGCTATCGCACAGTTGCAGGTAAGCACCAGGGCGATCTCCGAGTGGCTTCTCAACCCGGGCATACCCTCTTTCAGGTGCGCTTGCCCATTGGTCAACTCAAGAACGATCAGTCTCAAAACGGTTAGCCCTTCAACTAGAGGCAATCATGCTTGATGCTTTACGCCGGGTTTCACTGTTTACGGATACTCCTGACACCGAGTTGCAGTGGTTATTGGACCAGGGCACCGAGATCCAGCTCTATGCTGGCGAACAGCTATTTGCCGAGGGGAAGCCTGCCACTGGCTGGTACGTGTTGCTTGAGGGCGAAGTCCGCATTACCAAGAAGCTGGCTGACCAGGGGCAGGAAGCGCTTTTGAACCGCTTTCAGTCTGGAGCCTTTCTGGGGGAAGTGCCGATTCTACTAGGTAGCCCCTACCTAGCTAGTGCCTATGCCTTGGTTCCCAGTCGGTTGCTGCGATTGGAGCAAGACTGCTTCTGGTACATGGTCACTAACTGCCCAGCGACCTCTCAGGGCGTTCTCAAGGCGATGGCTGAGCGGTTGCAGGTTGTGCAATCGGTGTCCGACCAGCAACACAAGCTGATCTCCCTGGGCACCTTGGCGGCGGGGCTAGCTCACGAACTGAACAATCCTGCCGCGGCGCTGAGCCGTACTGCCAGACACTTGCGGGAGTTGTTACAGAACTTACCCGCCCTGGCGCTCCAGCTCCAGCAGCAGTGGAACTGTACGCAGCTGGAACTGCTCAGTCACTTGCAGCACCAAGCTCTGCAGCAGGCAACCACGGCACCTGCGCTCGACTCGCTCGTCCAATGTGACCTAGAGGATGGCATCAGCGACTGGTTGGAAGCTCATGATATTGCCAACGCCTGGCAACTGGCCCCTACCTTGGTTGGAGCCGGCCTGACTACCGAATGGCTGGATACAGTAGTGGCCCAGGTTGGGGCTGATTGTCTAAACGAGGGGCTGATTTGGTTGGATGCCCTGCTCACTGGGGTTGGACTTTTAGCTGAGTTGAAGCAGGCCTCCAGCCGCATTGCCAGTTTGGTTCAGGCGATCCAAGCCAACTCTGCTCTAGAGCAGGCTCCCCTACAAGCTGTGGATGTGCATGAGGGGCTTGAAAGTTCACTAACCATCCTCCGCCACAAGCTCAAAGCAGGGGTACTGATCAAGCGAGAGTACGGCCCAACTTTACCGTTGATTTGGGCCTATAGTAACGAACTCAATCAGGTTTGGACCAACCTGATTGACAACGCCATTGATGCAGTGAGTCCCCAAGGCCAAATTTGGGTGCGTACCAGCTGCGAACATGACCAGATTCTGGTGGAGATTGCTGACAATGGGCCAGGCATGACACCTGAGATCCAGCAACGTATTTTTGAACCATTTTTTACAACCAAGGGGGTTGGCGAAGGGACAGGATTGGGCTTGGATTCAACCTATCGAACTGTGGTGGGCAGGCATCAAGGCGACATCCAGGTTTTCTCTCAGCCCGGAGACACCCGCTTTCAAGTGCGGCTGCCCATTTGCCCATCAACCCCTCCGACGTGGCCGGTTTCTGAACCGGTCCTAACTGAGGCTTAGTCCTTATTTGGTTCCAAATAGGCGATCGCCTGCATCGCCCAAGCCAGGGATGATATAGCCATGTTCATCCAAACGTTCATCGACCGCAGCCGTGTAAATTGGCACATCTGGATGCTCGGACTGGAAGTGAGCAATTCCTTCCGGCGCTGCCAGTAAACAGACAAATTTGATCGAGCCTAATGTCGCTTCTCTGAGGCGGTGCACTGCTGCCACGGCAGTATTGCCCGTTGCCAACATTGGATCAACCACCAGCACTTCTCGCTCAGCAATATCCTGAGGCAATTTGAAGTAATACTCAATTGCAATATGGGTTTTGGGATCGCGGTACAGCCCAATATGTCCAACCCGCGCTGAAGGGATGAGCTGCAACATGCCTTCTAAAATTCCTTGACCGGCTCGCATAATCGAGACAATGACCATTTTTTTACCCGCCACAACCGGCGACTGGGTGGGTCCCATCGGCGTTATGATTGCTTCCTGTTTAAGAGGTAGTTCGCGGGTTACTTCATAGGCCAGCAACATACTAATCTCGTGTACCAGTGACCGAAATTTAGCAGTACTAGTTTCTTGCCGACGCATCAAGGTGAGTTTGTGCTGCACCAAGGGATGATCAATGATCGTGACTGCTGCACCCATAAATCGTTTCTCAGCTCAACTAAAGTTTCTATCTGTTTGTGCAAGCTTCAAGCCTGAAGTAAGGCCCAGAATATAGCCCGAAATATGAGTTTAAAATCAGAGCAAACTTTGGGCTTAACGCAAGTCTCAATCAGGCTTGAAATCTAGACTCAAAATCCAGGCCAAAACACGGATTCAGAATACAGTGCCATCGCTTTGCAGGCGGATCGGTGGTTCGCCACCGGCTCGACGTTCGGCAGCAATTTTGCGTCCTGCACTCCAGGTGCCCCCTTCTAATACCTTGGCTAGCGGTAACTCCGTTGCCGTAAGGCCCAATTGCTTGCGGATCGACTCAGCAATGGCATCCAGCAGGCTAATCGTCAGGGCTCGCCATTCGACAATGACGGTTGAACCCGGCAGATGGCTGGTTTCGGTAACCGATGCCTGTTTGGCCCGTAACAGCCCCAGGTCTAGGCAGAGCCCGCCATTGCGGTACTCCGCTAGACCCGTTAGCGCATCCAGACCAGTCACGGTCAGTCCAGCATCTTGCAGAGGCTCAAGTAGGGAGTAGGTTAACCACTGGGAGAGCTTGTGGAAGGGCACGAGGTCGCCGCCGTCAGATTCTTGTCCTTGTGCTGTTGTCGATGTTGCCAGGGCTGGGTGAGGCCAGACATCACCTAGATTGACTCCTGCTAGGCTGGCTCGGCCCGGCCAGATAGGGCCAAAGCCCTCCAGCACCGCTTGCAGCACCGTACTTGCCTCGAGCTGCCCTGCCTGGGATTGGGTCAGCAGATAGTCGAAGAGCGCCCCAGGCCGAGGTTCTGCAAACAGCTGAGGATTCATTTCGACAGCCTGCCCCAAACGTTGCAGAAGCTGCTGACGGCCATCTACACCCACCAACGGATTGCCGGCTCCAACTTGCAAGCCCTGTGCCAAATCAGCCTCAGTGAGTGTTTGTAGCTCCCTGGCATCAGCTCGCCAGGGTTGTTCCGGCTGGGCTGAGAAAGTGCCTTGACAAAATAAATGAAAACTGGCGACCGCTAAGCCTTCTGATCGCCTATAAACCTGACCGGTGCTTGCTTCTTGATACTGCCATTGAGGACCA of Leptolyngbya sp. FACHB-261 contains these proteins:
- a CDS encoding sensor histidine kinase; the encoded protein is MNQTNQGVNRGLIEALGQVPLFANIAEEQLGWLAEQGNEIWLQPGEIHRAEGDPADHVFVMFSGEVRITQKVGQQELVLVTYGPKTLFGELPILTGTPYYWAGGRAVSECHILELPQAAFWQMLAMMPTVATSILRTMAERVQELQARAQQRGTLIELGSVAAGLAHELNQPIAAVTRDVQGLHDLFQTLPALTLKLDPASLLAAPDSAPTPDPTQSSPQAGPVQAGLELLDEIEQSSARISELVSVMKAYSFMDLAPLQEVDVHEGLENTLIVLRHKLKAGVVIRRNYDRSLPKICAYGSELNQVWTHLLDTAIDALAPHGQLDIRTWREQDQVLIEIAHDGAEIPAEIQQGLFEPGFSSKGVAQGKGLGLVTSYRTVAGKHQGDLRVASQPGHTLFQVRLPIGQLKNDQSQNG
- a CDS encoding ATP-binding protein; this translates as MLDALRRVSLFTDTPDTELQWLLDQGTEIQLYAGEQLFAEGKPATGWYVLLEGEVRITKKLADQGQEALLNRFQSGAFLGEVPILLGSPYLASAYALVPSRLLRLEQDCFWYMVTNCPATSQGVLKAMAERLQVVQSVSDQQHKLISLGTLAAGLAHELNNPAAALSRTARHLRELLQNLPALALQLQQQWNCTQLELLSHLQHQALQQATTAPALDSLVQCDLEDGISDWLEAHDIANAWQLAPTLVGAGLTTEWLDTVVAQVGADCLNEGLIWLDALLTGVGLLAELKQASSRIASLVQAIQANSALEQAPLQAVDVHEGLESSLTILRHKLKAGVLIKREYGPTLPLIWAYSNELNQVWTNLIDNAIDAVSPQGQIWVRTSCEHDQILVEIADNGPGMTPEIQQRIFEPFFTTKGVGEGTGLGLDSTYRTVVGRHQGDIQVFSQPGDTRFQVRLPICPSTPPTWPVSEPVLTEA
- the upp gene encoding uracil phosphoribosyltransferase, with translation MGAAVTIIDHPLVQHKLTLMRRQETSTAKFRSLVHEISMLLAYEVTRELPLKQEAIITPMGPTQSPVVAGKKMVIVSIMRAGQGILEGMLQLIPSARVGHIGLYRDPKTHIAIEYYFKLPQDIAEREVLVVDPMLATGNTAVAAVHRLREATLGSIKFVCLLAAPEGIAHFQSEHPDVPIYTAAVDERLDEHGYIIPGLGDAGDRLFGTK
- a CDS encoding URC4/urg3 family protein translates to MTTELRDDQARAIAYLQSPSAIRERCGQLFALACNDQLEHFVCDLSQLDQVADYVLQVMRAQYPDLQIPFHSRWRHFDAGHVPRLAQLDDWFNSLSVVERARAKFDLVITSVLLDAGSGPQWQYQEASTGQVYRRSEGLAVASFHLFCQGTFSAQPEQPWRADARELQTLTEADLAQGLQVGAGNPLVGVDGRQQLLQRLGQAVEMNPQLFAEPRPGALFDYLLTQSQAGQLEASTVLQAVLEGFGPIWPGRASLAGVNLGDVWPHPALATSTTAQGQESDGGDLVPFHKLSQWLTYSLLEPLQDAGLTVTGLDALTGLAEYRNGGLCLDLGLLRAKQASVTETSHLPGSTVIVEWRALTISLLDAIAESIRKQLGLTATELPLAKVLEGGTWSAGRKIAAERRAGGEPPIRLQSDGTVF